The following coding sequences lie in one Enterococcus sp. 9E7_DIV0242 genomic window:
- a CDS encoding LytR/AlgR family response regulator transcription factor — MLSIIICEDDWKQRQMLEQYVKNFIMIENLDMELAFSTGNPTEVLEFVKSKPKFVGLYFFDVDLQHEMSGLTLAAEIRKYDDLGKIVFVTTHGELSYLTFTYKVEAMDYIIKDTQENIQKRVCECIQIAHDRSLNDRSGKKHFFKFKDGDAIRSVDINDIIFFESSMSSHKVIMHLENGEEEFYGALKDIEDQYEDFYRCHKSFLINKNHVAKIQKKERVVEMSNGETCLVSVRAMKNL, encoded by the coding sequence ATGCTGTCTATTATTATCTGTGAAGATGACTGGAAACAACGCCAGATGTTGGAACAGTACGTGAAGAATTTTATCATGATCGAAAATTTGGATATGGAGTTGGCATTTTCAACGGGTAATCCGACTGAGGTGTTAGAGTTCGTTAAGAGTAAGCCAAAATTTGTGGGGCTATACTTTTTTGATGTGGATTTGCAGCATGAGATGTCTGGGTTGACTTTGGCAGCTGAAATTCGGAAATACGATGATTTGGGGAAAATCGTATTTGTGACAACACATGGCGAGTTGTCTTATCTGACATTTACATATAAAGTGGAAGCAATGGATTATATCATCAAAGATACACAGGAAAATATTCAGAAACGTGTATGTGAGTGCATCCAAATCGCCCATGATCGAAGCCTGAATGATCGGAGCGGGAAAAAGCATTTCTTTAAATTTAAAGATGGGGATGCGATTCGATCAGTAGATATCAATGATATTATTTTCTTCGAGTCTTCTATGTCCTCGCATAAAGTCATCATGCATTTGGAAAATGGAGAAGAAGAATTCTATGGTGCTTTAAAGGATATTGAAGATCAATATGAAGATTTTTATCGTTGCCATAAATCATTCTTGATCAATAAAAACCATGTTGCTAAAATACAGAAGAAAGAACGTGTTGTGGAAATGAGCAATGGCGAGACGTGTCTGGTTTCTGTACGGGCGATGAAGAATTTGTAA
- a CDS encoding Asp23/Gls24 family envelope stress response protein, with product MAVKIKTSAGTIEITNEVIATVVGGAATDIYGIVGMASKNQIKDNLNEILRRENYSKGVVVRQEENGVAVDVYTIVSYGTKISEVSRNVQEKVMYNLETLLGVTANSVNVFVQGVRVLPD from the coding sequence ATGGCTGTAAAAATCAAAACATCGGCAGGTACCATTGAGATTACCAATGAAGTTATTGCTACAGTAGTCGGCGGAGCTGCTACAGATATTTATGGAATCGTCGGAATGGCTAGTAAAAATCAAATTAAAGATAATCTGAATGAGATTTTACGTAGAGAGAATTACTCAAAAGGCGTGGTTGTACGCCAGGAAGAAAATGGTGTCGCTGTAGACGTGTATACAATCGTCAGCTATGGCACGAAAATTTCTGAAGTTTCTCGTAATGTACAGGAAAAAGTGATGTACAATCTTGAAACATTGCTGGGCGTTACTGCAAACTCTGTGAATGTATTTGTGCAGGGTGTACGTGTGCTGCCTGACTAG
- a CDS encoding DAK2 domain-containing protein, which produces MNVTEISASQFQEMVQAGASRLHVNAEYVNSLNVFPVPDGDTGTNMNLSMTSGAKAVADSTSEKVGELATALSKGLLMGARGNSGVILSQLFRGFSKQIPDVTTLNAKDFAAAFTHGVETAYKAVMKPVEGTILTVSREAARTGERKAKETDDCVEVMEAVVKGAKRALAKTPDLLPVLKEVGVVDSGGQGLLFIYEGFLDVLSGNYNPEEVYEPSPAEMDEMVNAEHHRSVQGQMATEDIHFGYCTEIMVQIGDGPTVDSKFDYETFRNYLDGLGDSLLVVNDDEIIKVHVHTEHPGEVMNYGQKFGSLVKIKVDNMRLQHETILEHDQQTPTPVKKERVPFAVIAIAAGKGVQELFRSLGASYIISGGQTMNPSTEDILKAIKEVNADKVIILPNNKNIFMAADQAAEVADLPVAVVPSKTISQGMTAMLAFNDQQSLEDNKESMTTMLESVVSGQVTTAVRDTTIDNVEIKKDDYLGMVDGKIVISEPDMFQASLNTLNRMVDEDTEIVTIIVGEDGQLSEAEKLAAALTEEHEDLETEIHEGDQPVYPYLFSAE; this is translated from the coding sequence GTGAATGTAACAGAAATCAGCGCAAGTCAGTTCCAGGAAATGGTACAGGCAGGTGCGTCACGTCTGCATGTGAATGCAGAATATGTCAACTCATTAAACGTTTTCCCTGTGCCGGATGGTGACACAGGAACAAATATGAATTTATCAATGACCAGTGGAGCGAAAGCAGTAGCGGACTCCACTTCTGAAAAAGTCGGAGAGCTTGCGACCGCCTTATCAAAAGGATTATTGATGGGTGCCAGAGGAAATTCTGGTGTAATCTTGTCACAACTGTTCAGAGGGTTTTCAAAACAAATCCCAGATGTGACAACATTGAATGCAAAGGATTTTGCGGCGGCTTTCACTCATGGTGTGGAGACTGCATATAAAGCGGTCATGAAGCCTGTTGAAGGAACGATTTTGACGGTCTCTCGTGAAGCAGCTCGTACCGGTGAACGTAAAGCAAAAGAAACAGATGACTGTGTCGAAGTAATGGAAGCAGTGGTTAAAGGTGCGAAACGTGCGCTTGCTAAAACACCGGATTTATTGCCTGTGTTGAAAGAAGTCGGTGTTGTCGATAGTGGTGGTCAAGGTCTTTTATTTATCTATGAAGGATTTTTAGATGTACTATCCGGCAATTACAATCCGGAAGAAGTCTATGAGCCATCTCCGGCTGAAATGGACGAAATGGTAAATGCTGAGCATCATCGTAGTGTGCAAGGGCAAATGGCAACAGAAGATATCCATTTTGGTTATTGTACAGAAATCATGGTTCAGATCGGTGACGGTCCTACAGTTGACAGTAAATTCGATTATGAAACATTCAGAAACTATCTGGATGGTTTAGGTGATTCCCTACTTGTTGTTAATGATGACGAAATCATCAAGGTTCACGTGCATACAGAACATCCTGGTGAAGTAATGAATTACGGACAGAAATTTGGGTCGCTGGTAAAAATCAAAGTTGATAACATGCGCTTACAGCATGAAACAATTCTTGAGCATGACCAACAAACACCGACACCAGTTAAGAAGGAACGTGTTCCTTTTGCAGTGATTGCGATTGCTGCCGGTAAAGGGGTTCAGGAGCTATTTAGAAGTCTGGGCGCAAGCTACATCATCAGCGGTGGACAGACGATGAATCCAAGTACAGAGGATATTTTAAAAGCAATCAAAGAAGTGAACGCAGATAAAGTCATTATTCTTCCAAATAATAAAAATATCTTTATGGCTGCGGATCAAGCAGCAGAAGTTGCCGATTTACCGGTTGCCGTTGTACCATCGAAGACGATCTCTCAAGGGATGACAGCAATGCTGGCGTTCAATGATCAACAATCATTGGAAGACAATAAAGAAAGCATGACAACGATGTTGGAGAGCGTAGTCAGTGGACAGGTAACAACTGCTGTACGTGATACAACCATCGATAATGTAGAAATCAAAAAAGATGACTATCTGGGAATGGTCGATGGAAAAATCGTTATTTCAGAACCGGATATGTTCCAGGCTTCTCTGAACACATTAAACCGTATGGTAGATGAGGACACAGAAATCGTGACAATCATCGTTGGTGAAGATGGTCAGTTATCTGAGGCAGAAAAACTAGCCGCAGCTTTGACTGAGGAACATGAAGACCTAGAAACAGAAATCCATGAAGGCGATCAGCCGGTTTATCCATACCTGTTTTCAGCTGAGTAA